One window of Hymenobacter sp. BRD128 genomic DNA carries:
- a CDS encoding YARHG domain-containing protein: protein MRFLLSCLILCLFAIASYGQIMFGMDTVPASSFTKWQTSTPKAYEGVYHFGESEWESDFVVVVSNGVVTAQIRSGGWAKNPERWKKFYQTLTNVKIIGNRFYSKETEGDFVTFFYEGEKNYGLRVKKLWSVSATKQQVEAGTRTGPLTNYFGGSYPQASYKILKPAELARYSKEQLALMRNEVFARYGYAFSKNEKMRLYFKKQEWYQVEKVSLDLVLTPIEKKNIVTLQAAEAQAALPK from the coding sequence ATGCGCTTCTTATTATCCTGCCTAATCTTATGTCTTTTTGCCATAGCCTCTTATGGGCAAATTATGTTTGGCATGGATACTGTACCAGCATCCTCTTTCACAAAATGGCAGACTTCAACACCTAAAGCTTACGAGGGTGTTTATCATTTTGGAGAATCGGAATGGGAATCGGACTTTGTGGTAGTTGTTAGCAACGGTGTTGTAACAGCGCAAATTCGTTCGGGCGGATGGGCGAAGAATCCGGAAAGATGGAAGAAGTTTTACCAGACTCTCACCAACGTTAAGATTATTGGGAATAGGTTTTATTCAAAGGAAACTGAAGGTGACTTTGTGACTTTCTTCTACGAAGGGGAAAAGAACTATGGGCTCCGGGTCAAAAAGTTGTGGAGCGTTTCAGCAACTAAACAACAAGTGGAGGCTGGGACGCGTACCGGGCCACTTACCAACTATTTTGGTGGTAGCTATCCACAAGCTTCTTATAAAATACTGAAGCCAGCAGAACTTGCTCGGTATAGTAAGGAGCAACTTGCGCTTATGCGGAATGAAGTGTTTGCTCGGTATGGGTATGCATTTTCAAAGAACGAAAAGATGCGACTGTATTTCAAAAAACAGGAGTGGTACCAAGTAGAGAAGGTGTCTCTTGACTTGGTACTCACTCCTATTGAAAAGAAGAATATAGTGACGCTACAAGCAGCGGAGGCTCAGGCAGCCTTACCGAAATAG
- a CDS encoding adenylosuccinate synthase, with translation MPVDVLVGLQWGDEGKGKIVDVLAPTYDAVARFQGGPNAGHTLTFDGQKHVLHQVPSGIFHPHILNIVGNGVVLDPVVFRGELQKLTDRGVDWSQNLYISKKAQLILPSHRALDRISEEARGNTKIGSTLKGIGPTYSDKIGRVGLRVSHILLPDFQARYKEAVAHHASIAAHYHKELEISEFEADFFSAVEFLRTLQLIDTEFLLNDLLSQGKRILAEGAQGSLLDIDFGTYPYVTSSSTIAAGACTGLGIAPRHIDKVYGITKAYCTRVGSGPFPTELTDEVGEQIRQAGREFGSTTGRPRRTGWIDLPALRYAIMLNGVTELHLMKADVLDGFAEIQACTHYRTPTGGSTPNLPDPGQLEQITPEYVTIPGWHTDLTQVTDAAQFPRPLQDYLAFLEKELQVPIRIVSVGPDRVSTLFR, from the coding sequence ATGCCAGTAGACGTATTAGTAGGCCTCCAGTGGGGCGACGAAGGAAAAGGAAAAATCGTAGACGTGCTCGCCCCCACCTACGATGCCGTAGCCCGCTTCCAGGGCGGCCCCAATGCCGGCCACACCCTCACCTTCGACGGCCAGAAGCACGTGCTGCACCAAGTGCCGAGCGGTATTTTTCACCCCCATATCCTCAATATTGTTGGCAATGGTGTGGTGCTCGACCCTGTTGTATTCCGGGGCGAGCTGCAGAAACTTACCGATAGGGGAGTAGACTGGAGCCAAAACCTTTATATCTCCAAGAAAGCCCAACTTATCCTGCCGTCGCACCGCGCCCTCGACCGCATCAGTGAAGAAGCCCGCGGCAACACCAAAATCGGCAGCACCCTCAAAGGAATCGGCCCTACCTATTCCGATAAAATCGGCCGCGTGGGCCTGCGCGTTAGCCACATCCTGCTCCCCGATTTCCAAGCGCGTTATAAGGAAGCAGTAGCCCACCACGCCAGCATCGCCGCCCACTATCATAAAGAGTTGGAAATTAGTGAGTTTGAAGCCGATTTCTTCTCTGCTGTTGAATTCTTGCGTACCCTTCAGCTCATTGATACCGAGTTTCTGCTGAATGACTTGCTTAGCCAGGGCAAACGCATTCTCGCCGAAGGTGCCCAAGGCTCTTTATTGGATATCGACTTCGGCACCTATCCCTACGTCACTTCCAGCAGCACTATCGCCGCCGGAGCCTGCACCGGCCTCGGCATCGCCCCCCGCCACATAGATAAGGTATACGGCATCACCAAAGCCTACTGCACCCGCGTCGGCAGCGGCCCCTTCCCCACGGAGCTAACCGACGAAGTCGGCGAGCAAATCCGCCAGGCCGGCCGCGAGTTTGGCTCCACCACGGGCCGCCCCCGCCGCACTGGCTGGATAGACCTGCCCGCCCTCCGCTACGCCATCATGCTCAACGGCGTCACCGAGTTGCACCTCATGAAAGCCGACGTGCTCGACGGTTTCGCCGAAATCCAGGCCTGCACTCACTACCGCACCCCCACCGGCGGTAGCACCCCCAACCTCCCGGACCCCGGCCAGCTCGAGCAAATCACCCCCGAGTACGTCACCATCCCCGGCTGGCACACCGACCTCACCCAGGTCACCGACGCCGCCCAGTTCCCCCGGCCTCTCCAGGACTACTTGGCTTTCCTTGAAAAGGAGTTACAAGTACCCATCCGTATTGTCAGCGTGGGGCCGGATAGAGTAAGCACGCTATTTCGGTAA
- a CDS encoding TonB-dependent receptor — MKAYYPSIILFLLLLLASISAAFAQTELLAVSGTVHEQGTRLALPGVSVSIQGTNTGTQTDGDGKFALKARLKYPFVLVFNALGHEPVVLPINRANQPLDIVLEPKEILTGEVVVSASRVEESRLKSPVAIEKLDIRAIKETPAPSFYDALENVKGVQMLTSSLTFKVPNTRGFNIPNNFRFMQLVDGVDMQAATLGVPLGNAIGPTELDIASVEITPGAASALYGMNAINGLANLTTKSPFTYQGLSVYQKLGVNHVDGIDRHPSALTETSIRWAQAVGASGRWAYKVNLDYLRGTDWLANTQTDQNPQGLSTSNPGFSELSGAYNPAADLWNRYGDDTNSSLTVTIPYQSKNQAFTITRTGYYEKDLVNPIVRNIKADASLHYKLTDQLELSYGYRFGLMDGVFQRGNKIQLNGVTVQNHKLELKGRDFVVRAYTLLENTGSSYNLNPLALNLDLQNGSNAVWGAKFRTALQNQLAGGAALPQAMAAARQAADAGRAEPGTQAFTDLKNKITSLNNWDSGVNVPGAPIPGGAALTQRSRTYHTEGLWNLGQRVKFVDLLVGADARVYQIIPDGNNFVDFSRPLAERSQPGGDYVYYQKFGAFGQATKLLLADKLKLTASLRVDYNPEFTAKVNPRLAAVYTLAEKHNFRASYQNGWRFPSLFEALSFVNNGNVRRVGGLARVNEGLNYLQNSYTRASIDQFNAAVNAYVAANSGSTAAQAAVLPQNRALLQVANLPTEQPEQINAFEVGYRSVLLGNKLAIDADAYFNVYSGFLAQVEVSVPKDANGNQVAVGTDAAAVAALRANRDARQDRYRVYTNSRQAYRSYGSTLGLTYNFYQKFTLAGNVNFNALSANSQTDVFVTGFNTPKWATNLSFGNREIIRNFGFNVNWRWQDSFYWESPLANGQVPAYQTIDAQVNLRVPTLKSTIKLGGTNLFDRRYFQYAAGPTIGALYYASVTFDATVLH, encoded by the coding sequence ATGAAAGCTTACTACCCGTCCATCATCCTTTTCCTGCTTCTCTTACTGGCTAGCATTAGCGCGGCATTTGCCCAAACCGAGCTGCTGGCCGTGAGCGGCACCGTGCATGAGCAGGGCACCCGGCTAGCCCTGCCGGGCGTGAGCGTCAGCATTCAGGGCACCAACACCGGTACCCAGACCGATGGCGATGGCAAATTTGCCCTCAAGGCCCGCCTGAAATACCCGTTCGTGCTCGTGTTCAATGCCTTGGGGCACGAGCCGGTGGTGCTGCCCATCAACCGCGCCAACCAGCCGCTCGACATCGTGCTGGAACCCAAGGAAATCCTGACCGGCGAGGTCGTCGTGTCGGCTTCGCGCGTGGAGGAAAGCCGGCTCAAGTCGCCGGTGGCCATTGAAAAGCTCGATATCCGGGCCATTAAAGAAACCCCGGCCCCGAGCTTTTACGACGCCCTCGAAAATGTGAAGGGCGTGCAGATGCTTACCAGCAGCCTCACCTTTAAAGTACCGAATACCAGGGGGTTTAATATTCCTAATAATTTTCGCTTTATGCAGCTCGTGGATGGGGTAGACATGCAGGCGGCTACCCTGGGCGTGCCGCTGGGCAATGCCATCGGCCCCACGGAACTCGACATTGCCAGCGTCGAAATAACGCCCGGCGCGGCCTCGGCCCTCTACGGCATGAATGCCATCAACGGGCTGGCCAACCTCACCACCAAGAGCCCTTTCACCTACCAGGGACTGAGCGTGTACCAGAAGCTGGGCGTGAACCACGTCGATGGCATCGACCGCCACCCGAGCGCCCTCACCGAAACCTCCATCCGCTGGGCGCAGGCCGTGGGGGCTAGCGGCCGCTGGGCCTATAAGGTGAACCTTGACTATCTGCGCGGCACCGATTGGCTCGCCAACACCCAAACCGACCAGAACCCGCAGGGCCTTTCTACTTCTAACCCCGGCTTCTCGGAGCTGTCGGGCGCCTACAACCCGGCCGCCGACCTTTGGAACCGCTACGGCGATGACACCAACTCGTCGCTGACCGTCACCATTCCGTACCAGAGTAAAAACCAAGCCTTTACCATTACCCGCACCGGCTATTACGAGAAGGACCTCGTGAACCCCATCGTGCGCAACATCAAGGCCGATGCCAGCCTGCATTACAAGCTCACCGACCAGCTGGAGCTGAGCTACGGCTACCGCTTCGGGCTGATGGACGGCGTGTTTCAGCGCGGCAACAAGATTCAGCTCAACGGCGTGACGGTGCAAAACCACAAGCTGGAGCTGAAGGGCCGCGACTTCGTGGTGCGCGCTTATACCCTGCTTGAGAACACCGGCAGCTCCTACAACCTCAACCCGCTAGCCCTCAACCTCGACCTGCAAAACGGCTCCAACGCCGTGTGGGGCGCCAAATTCCGCACTGCGCTGCAAAACCAGCTAGCCGGCGGCGCGGCGCTGCCCCAGGCCATGGCCGCCGCCCGCCAGGCCGCCGACGCCGGCCGCGCCGAGCCCGGCACCCAGGCCTTCACCGACCTCAAGAATAAAATTACCAGCCTCAACAACTGGGACAGCGGCGTGAACGTGCCGGGCGCGCCCATTCCCGGCGGCGCGGCGCTCACCCAGCGCAGCCGCACCTACCACACGGAAGGGCTGTGGAACCTGGGCCAGCGCGTCAAATTCGTGGATTTGCTCGTGGGTGCCGATGCCCGCGTGTACCAGATTATCCCCGACGGCAACAACTTCGTGGACTTCAGCCGGCCGCTGGCCGAGCGCAGCCAGCCCGGCGGCGACTACGTGTACTACCAGAAGTTCGGCGCCTTCGGCCAGGCTACCAAGCTGTTGCTGGCCGATAAGCTCAAGCTCACCGCCTCGCTGCGCGTCGATTACAACCCCGAGTTCACGGCCAAGGTTAACCCGCGCCTGGCGGCTGTGTACACCCTAGCGGAGAAGCATAATTTCCGCGCTTCTTACCAAAATGGCTGGCGCTTTCCCTCGCTGTTCGAGGCGTTGTCGTTCGTCAACAATGGCAACGTGCGCCGCGTGGGCGGCCTGGCTAGGGTCAACGAAGGCCTGAACTACCTGCAAAACTCGTACACCCGCGCCAGCATCGACCAGTTCAACGCGGCCGTGAATGCCTACGTGGCGGCCAATAGCGGCAGCACCGCCGCCCAGGCCGCCGTGCTGCCCCAAAACCGCGCCCTGCTGCAAGTGGCCAACCTGCCCACCGAGCAGCCCGAGCAAATCAACGCCTTCGAAGTCGGCTACCGCAGCGTGCTGCTCGGCAACAAGCTAGCCATCGACGCCGATGCGTATTTTAACGTCTACTCCGGCTTCCTGGCCCAGGTAGAGGTGAGCGTGCCCAAAGACGCCAATGGCAACCAGGTAGCCGTGGGCACCGATGCCGCCGCCGTGGCCGCCCTGCGCGCCAACCGCGACGCTCGCCAGGACCGCTACCGCGTGTACACCAACTCGCGCCAGGCCTACCGCAGCTACGGCTCCACGCTGGGCCTGACCTACAATTTCTACCAGAAATTCACCCTGGCCGGCAACGTAAACTTCAACGCCCTCTCGGCCAACAGCCAAACCGATGTCTTCGTCACCGGTTTTAACACCCCGAAGTGGGCCACCAACCTCTCCTTCGGCAACCGCGAGATTATCCGCAACTTCGGCTTTAATGTGAACTGGCGCTGGCAGGATTCCTTTTACTGGGAAAGCCCCCTGGCCAACGGCCAAGTGCCGGCCTACCAGACCATCGACGCCCAGGTAAACCTGCGCGTGCCCACCCTGAAATCAACCATCAAGCTCGGCGGCACCAATCTGTTTGACCGCCGCTATTTTCAGTACGCGGCCGGCCCCACCATCGGGGCGCTGTATTATGCGAGCGTCACCTTCGACGCCACCGTGCTGCACTAG
- a CDS encoding TSUP family transporter: MATDLLMHVAPAATSSQLVPLQGSTLPVFLDLARRRVLLVGGDAEALAQLTAVLAASPAAAITIVAPHFLPAIQALATQNPQIKLLTRPFEADDLLGHDLVLVATHDTDLHGRVRAGAAARQLHAVTALGPTDQAAAVTHWQRVATFSLGAFALFLVLTILSYYITWQQVWHVASNSGTFYTFVAVGFLAQLIDGMLGMGYGVVSAISLMSLGLSPASVSASIHTAEMFASGASGYNHYRFGNVNKRLFKVLLVPGILGSVSGALLLTYFGEQYAAIIKPVLAIYLLLLGLRIISKAVRKQTQKRRKVKNAGWLAGAGGFLDSFGGGGWGPLVTSTLIANGRTPNYVIGTVSLVEFFVTFASALTFFSVIGFSNWQIVLGLIVGGVTAAPLAARLAGRLSTRWMFIGVGSMVVIWSLWALRKVDLHIIWHYAQTHLLSAS, encoded by the coding sequence ATGGCTACTGACCTGCTCATGCATGTAGCTCCGGCGGCTACCAGTAGCCAGCTGGTACCCCTACAAGGCAGCACCCTTCCCGTCTTTCTTGACCTGGCCCGGCGGCGGGTACTGCTAGTGGGTGGCGATGCTGAGGCGCTGGCCCAGCTTACGGCAGTGCTCGCCGCTAGCCCAGCGGCGGCTATTACGATAGTAGCGCCCCATTTTTTACCCGCTATCCAAGCTCTGGCTACCCAAAACCCGCAGATAAAGCTGCTCACGCGTCCTTTCGAAGCCGACGACTTACTCGGCCACGACCTAGTATTAGTCGCCACCCACGATACCGACCTGCATGGCCGCGTACGGGCCGGCGCGGCGGCCCGGCAGCTGCACGCCGTTACGGCCCTCGGGCCTACCGACCAAGCTGCTGCCGTGACGCACTGGCAGCGAGTAGCCACGTTTAGCCTAGGAGCTTTTGCGCTATTTCTGGTTCTGACTATCCTATCGTATTACATTACCTGGCAGCAGGTCTGGCACGTAGCCAGCAATTCGGGCACATTTTACACTTTCGTTGCGGTTGGTTTTCTAGCCCAGCTTATTGATGGCATGCTGGGTATGGGCTACGGCGTAGTGTCTGCCATCAGCTTGATGTCGCTAGGGTTAAGCCCAGCCTCAGTAAGCGCCAGCATTCACACTGCAGAGATGTTTGCCAGCGGCGCGTCCGGTTATAATCACTACCGTTTCGGCAATGTCAATAAACGTTTATTTAAAGTTCTCCTCGTGCCTGGTATTTTAGGCTCGGTGAGCGGTGCCCTGCTACTTACGTATTTCGGCGAGCAGTACGCCGCTATTATCAAGCCAGTTTTAGCTATCTACTTGCTGTTGCTAGGGCTGCGCATCATTAGCAAAGCTGTACGCAAGCAGACCCAAAAGCGCCGCAAGGTAAAAAATGCCGGCTGGCTAGCTGGCGCGGGTGGCTTTCTAGATTCCTTTGGCGGGGGCGGCTGGGGGCCGCTAGTTACCAGTACGCTCATCGCCAATGGCCGCACGCCCAACTACGTTATTGGCACCGTAAGCCTCGTAGAATTTTTTGTGACGTTTGCCAGTGCACTTACTTTCTTCTCCGTCATTGGCTTTTCCAATTGGCAGATTGTGCTGGGCCTCATTGTGGGAGGCGTTACAGCTGCTCCACTGGCCGCCCGGCTAGCCGGCCGGCTCTCTACGCGTTGGATGTTTATCGGCGTTGGGTCTATGGTTGTAATATGGAGCCTCTGGGCGCTCCGCAAAGTAGATTTACACATCATTTGGCACTATGCTCAAACTCACCTCCTCTCCGCTTCTTGA
- a CDS encoding assimilatory sulfite reductase (NADPH) flavoprotein subunit has product MPTLPILPPSLDEATLQQLTASLTPQQLVWLSGYFYGQATGGTAAAPAAPGTGAATAAAPAEKLTILYGSHTGNGKKIAEQAAAAATARGLKPEVRDMNDYPGRQLAQEQNLLVIVSTHGEGEPPVSAEELHQFIGGPRAPKLPKLKFAVLALGDTSYIHFCQTGKDFDERLAALGGTRLLDRVDADVAYKAPAAQWIADVLDKLAANQAPAGAPTLAAPAGSAATVVAEPQPAAQFTAENPWPAKVLETIQLNGRGSDKETHHIELDLAGSGLTYAPGDALAVRPLNHHPLVEEVLRAARLSDSAPVLLGSESLPLAAALASRRELTVLTRDVLERYAALAPHAELHGLLADTSRLQPYLYGRDVADLLLDFPTDQLTPQALADTLRPLPTRAYSIASSLLAHPDEVHLTVGAVRYEAHGRQKQGVCSSLLADRVAVGDEVRVFVEHNEYFKLPKAADTDIIMVGAGTGIAPFRAFVEERVELGASGRNWLFFGNPHFTTDFLYQAEWQQHLKRGGLAKLDVAFSRDQAEKIYVQDRLLENSRDVFGWLENGAHFYVCGDKNRLGHAVQTALTQVVQNEASISLEEAITYLKNLKKQRRYLEDVY; this is encoded by the coding sequence ATGCCCACGCTTCCTATTCTTCCGCCCAGCCTCGACGAGGCTACCCTTCAGCAGCTTACGGCTAGCCTCACGCCGCAGCAACTGGTGTGGTTGAGCGGCTATTTCTACGGCCAGGCCACGGGCGGAACGGCGGCCGCCCCGGCCGCGCCTGGCACTGGCGCGGCTACGGCGGCCGCCCCGGCCGAAAAGCTGACTATTCTCTACGGCTCGCACACCGGCAACGGTAAGAAAATAGCCGAGCAAGCGGCCGCAGCGGCTACCGCTCGGGGCCTGAAGCCGGAGGTGCGCGACATGAACGACTACCCCGGCCGCCAGCTGGCGCAGGAGCAAAACCTACTCGTCATCGTGAGCACCCACGGCGAGGGCGAGCCGCCCGTTTCGGCCGAGGAGCTGCACCAGTTCATCGGCGGGCCGCGCGCCCCCAAGCTGCCCAAGCTAAAATTTGCCGTGCTGGCGCTGGGCGACACGAGCTATATCCACTTCTGCCAGACCGGCAAGGATTTCGATGAGCGCCTGGCCGCGCTGGGCGGCACCCGCCTGCTCGACCGCGTCGATGCCGATGTAGCCTATAAAGCGCCCGCCGCGCAGTGGATTGCGGATGTGCTGGATAAGCTGGCGGCTAACCAAGCCCCAGCCGGGGCGCCTACCCTAGCCGCCCCGGCTGGCAGTGCCGCTACCGTAGTGGCTGAGCCGCAGCCTGCTGCGCAGTTTACCGCCGAAAACCCCTGGCCGGCTAAAGTGCTCGAGACCATTCAGCTAAACGGCCGGGGCTCGGATAAGGAAACGCACCACATCGAGCTCGACCTGGCCGGCTCGGGCCTGACCTACGCCCCCGGCGATGCGCTGGCCGTGCGCCCCCTCAACCACCACCCACTGGTGGAGGAAGTGCTGCGCGCCGCCCGCCTCTCCGACTCGGCACCGGTGCTGCTAGGGTCCGAAAGCCTGCCGCTGGCCGCCGCCCTGGCCAGCCGCCGCGAGCTCACGGTGCTCACCCGCGACGTGCTGGAGCGCTACGCCGCGCTAGCCCCCCACGCCGAGCTGCACGGCCTGCTGGCCGATACGAGCCGCCTCCAGCCCTACCTCTACGGCCGCGACGTAGCCGACTTGCTGCTCGATTTCCCGACCGACCAGCTCACGCCCCAGGCCCTGGCCGACACCCTGCGCCCGCTGCCCACCCGCGCCTACTCCATCGCCAGCAGCCTGCTGGCCCACCCCGACGAGGTGCACCTCACGGTGGGCGCCGTGCGCTACGAGGCCCACGGCCGCCAGAAGCAGGGCGTGTGCTCGTCGCTGCTCGCCGACCGGGTGGCGGTGGGCGACGAGGTGCGCGTATTCGTGGAGCACAACGAGTATTTCAAGCTGCCCAAAGCGGCTGATACCGACATCATTATGGTGGGCGCCGGCACCGGCATCGCGCCGTTCCGGGCCTTCGTGGAGGAGCGCGTGGAGCTGGGGGCTAGCGGCCGCAACTGGCTATTTTTCGGCAACCCGCACTTTACCACCGACTTCCTCTACCAGGCCGAGTGGCAGCAGCACCTCAAGCGCGGCGGCCTGGCCAAGCTCGATGTGGCCTTCTCACGCGACCAGGCCGAGAAAATATACGTGCAGGACCGCCTGCTCGAAAACAGCCGCGACGTCTTCGGCTGGCTCGAAAACGGTGCCCACTTCTACGTGTGCGGCGACAAAAACCGCCTCGGCCACGCCGTGCAAACGGCCCTCACCCAGGTAGTGCAAAATGAGGCTAGCATCTCGCTAGAAGAAGCCATTACCTACCTGAAGAACCTTAAGAAGCAGCGCCGCTACCTCGAAGACGTGTATTAA
- a CDS encoding NADPH-dependent assimilatory sulfite reductase hemoprotein subunit — MSDTLATAVPKLSEVEHVKIASRYLRGTLIESLANRLTGALNPDDTHLIKFHGSYQQTDRDLDSERKRQKLEPLFSFMIRVRVPGGVASAPQWQRMDALSDAYGNGTMKLTTRQTFQLHGVLKRNLPAAIQGFNEVQMDSIAGCGDVNRNVMCNTNPHESPVHGEVVRIAQAISAHLTPRTTAYREIWLDGDLVETTEAVDDEPIYGHTYLPRKFKIALALPPYNDSDIFSNDIGLIAIEENGELLGFNVAVGGGLGMTFGLNETYPRLADLIGFVPADKVIDVCEKVVTIQRDWGNRENRKLSRLKYTIDRVGLPAFVAELHQRLGYELAPTRAYQFHSSSDAFGWTQSPSGLSQLVLFVEGGRVLDRPGYRLKSALREISGFHTGEFRLTGNQNLILANIEPQHVARIQTILEEAGAAPKADQLTALRRGALACVALNTCSQAFAEAERYLPHLLDKLDAVIRAHGLAETGILIRMTGCPNGCARPYLGEIGLVGKAPGRYNLYLGADHVGERLNKLYREMLDEDGILRELSPLLAAYAADRQPDEAFGDFVVRTGVVKATTQGLDFHS; from the coding sequence ATGTCCGATACCCTAGCCACCGCCGTGCCCAAGCTCTCCGAAGTCGAGCACGTCAAAATTGCCAGCCGCTACCTGCGCGGCACACTCATCGAGAGCTTGGCCAATCGCCTCACCGGCGCGCTCAACCCCGACGACACGCATCTTATCAAGTTCCACGGCTCATATCAGCAAACCGACCGCGACCTCGACAGCGAGCGCAAGCGCCAGAAGCTGGAGCCGCTGTTCTCGTTCATGATTCGGGTGCGCGTGCCCGGCGGCGTGGCCTCGGCCCCGCAGTGGCAACGCATGGACGCGCTCTCTGACGCCTACGGCAACGGCACGATGAAGCTTACTACCCGCCAAACCTTTCAGCTCCACGGCGTGCTCAAGCGCAACTTGCCGGCCGCCATCCAGGGTTTCAACGAGGTGCAGATGGACAGCATTGCGGGCTGCGGCGACGTGAACCGCAACGTGATGTGCAATACCAACCCGCACGAGTCGCCGGTGCACGGCGAGGTGGTCCGCATCGCCCAGGCAATCAGCGCCCACCTCACGCCGCGCACCACCGCTTACCGCGAAATCTGGCTTGACGGCGACTTGGTAGAAACCACCGAAGCCGTGGACGACGAGCCGATTTACGGTCATACCTACCTGCCGCGCAAGTTTAAAATCGCGCTAGCCCTGCCGCCCTACAACGATTCCGACATCTTCTCCAACGATATCGGCCTCATCGCCATCGAGGAAAACGGTGAGTTGCTGGGCTTCAACGTGGCCGTGGGCGGCGGGCTAGGCATGACGTTTGGCCTGAACGAAACCTACCCGCGGCTAGCCGACCTCATCGGCTTCGTGCCCGCCGATAAGGTTATCGATGTCTGCGAGAAAGTCGTAACCATCCAGCGCGACTGGGGCAACCGCGAAAATCGCAAGCTCTCGCGCCTCAAGTACACCATCGACCGTGTAGGCCTGCCCGCCTTCGTGGCCGAGCTGCACCAGCGCCTGGGCTACGAGTTGGCTCCCACGCGCGCCTACCAGTTCCACAGCTCCAGCGATGCCTTTGGCTGGACCCAGAGCCCTAGCGGCCTTTCCCAGCTCGTGCTGTTTGTGGAAGGTGGCCGCGTGCTCGACCGCCCCGGCTACCGCCTCAAGTCGGCCCTGCGCGAAATCAGCGGTTTTCACACCGGCGAGTTTCGCCTCACCGGCAACCAGAACCTCATTCTGGCCAATATCGAGCCGCAGCACGTGGCCCGTATTCAGACTATTCTGGAAGAAGCCGGTGCCGCGCCCAAGGCCGACCAGCTCACCGCCCTGCGCCGCGGCGCGCTAGCCTGCGTGGCCCTCAACACCTGCTCGCAAGCCTTCGCCGAAGCCGAGCGCTACCTGCCCCACCTGCTCGATAAGCTCGACGCCGTCATCCGGGCCCACGGCCTGGCCGAAACCGGCATCCTCATCCGAATGACCGGCTGCCCCAACGGCTGCGCCCGCCCCTACCTCGGCGAAATCGGCCTGGTGGGCAAGGCGCCCGGCCGCTACAACCTTTACCTCGGCGCCGACCACGTCGGCGAACGCCTCAATAAGCTCTACCGCGAGATGCTCGACGAAGATGGTATCCTGCGCGAGCTTTCCCCTCTGCTAGCCGCCTACGCCGCCGACCGTCAGCCCGACGAGGCGTTTGGCGACTTTGTAGTGCGCACCGGCGTAGTAAAAGCTACTACCCAAGGTCTTGATTTTCACAGCTAA